Proteins encoded together in one Pseudomonadota bacterium window:
- a CDS encoding glucose-1-phosphate adenylyltransferase encodes MKLKHGTLALILAGGRVDELNVLTYYRPKSAVPFGGFARIIDFSLSNLMNSGLERVAILSQYRNYSLINHIGIGASWDMIGRNRGVTILPPFKGSQKSSWYLGSADAVYQNLDFIQYHNPEVVLILSGDHVYHMDYREIIEYHRAKGADLTIGCLQVPLKRAHRFGVADIDDEDGEMGGRVLRYTEKPYKPEYNWASMTVYCFRPEALVKTLKSNAEEGDSFEFGRDIIPQMMAEGRRVYGYKFFDYWGYTRTVEEYWQTSMDLLGENPRLKMENWGVRTNLDHRGIRDYQPLKIGDHGEVSDSLAYNGCVIEGRVERSILFPGVRVGRGAVVKDSILFFNDVVGEDAMLSKVISDVDVIFGDGCRVGCAEGAPGGDPAVVGWSNEIPAGRSIGPGSTLYPHLARELLGRDIAAGESVE; translated from the coding sequence ATGAAGCTGAAGCATGGTACCCTGGCCCTGATCCTGGCAGGCGGCAGGGTTGACGAGCTGAATGTACTGACCTATTATCGTCCCAAATCCGCCGTTCCTTTCGGCGGGTTCGCCAGAATCATCGATTTTTCCCTGAGCAATCTCATGAATTCAGGCCTGGAGCGGGTTGCGATTCTCAGCCAGTACCGCAACTATTCCCTGATCAACCATATCGGGATCGGCGCATCCTGGGATATGATCGGCCGGAATCGCGGGGTGACCATCCTGCCGCCTTTCAAGGGTTCGCAGAAATCGAGCTGGTATCTGGGCAGCGCCGACGCCGTCTATCAGAATCTTGATTTTATCCAGTACCATAATCCGGAAGTCGTCCTCATTCTCTCCGGTGACCATGTGTACCATATGGACTATCGGGAGATTATTGAATACCACCGGGCCAAGGGCGCCGATCTTACCATCGGTTGCCTTCAGGTCCCGCTGAAACGGGCCCACCGTTTCGGGGTGGCCGACATTGACGATGAGGATGGCGAAATGGGAGGCCGGGTTCTGCGCTACACTGAAAAACCCTATAAACCGGAATACAACTGGGCCTCGATGACCGTCTACTGCTTTCGGCCGGAGGCGTTGGTGAAGACGCTCAAGAGCAATGCCGAAGAGGGTGATTCGTTTGAGTTCGGCAGGGACATTATCCCGCAGATGATGGCCGAAGGGCGCAGGGTTTATGGCTATAAATTCTTTGATTACTGGGGCTATACCCGGACGGTTGAAGAGTACTGGCAGACCAGTATGGATCTGCTGGGTGAGAATCCGCGGCTCAAGATGGAAAACTGGGGAGTGCGGACCAATCTCGACCATCGGGGGATTCGCGACTACCAGCCGCTGAAGATTGGCGACCATGGTGAGGTGAGCGATAGTCTGGCCTATAACGGTTGTGTCATCGAGGGGCGGGTTGAGCGTTCCATTCTTTTTCCCGGAGTCAGGGTGGGGCGGGGGGCGGTGGTCAAGGATTCGATCCTTTTCTTCAATGATGTCGTCGGCGAGGATGCGATGCTCAGCAAGGTGATCAGCGATGTCGATGTGATTTTCGGCGACGGCTGCCGGGTAGGTTGTGCTGAAGGGGCTCCGGGCGGAGATCCCGCCGTGGTCGGCTGGAGCAACGAGATCCCGGCCGGGCGCAGTATCGGCCCGGGCAGCACCCTTTACCCGCATCTTGCCCGGGAGCTGCTGGGCAGGGACATCGCAGCCGGGGAGAGTGTTGAATGA
- a CDS encoding NTP transferase domain-containing protein → MNAESRAFHDGSTVVLLLAGGIGSRLNVFVQSRAKPAVPFGGLYRIIDFSLSNVMNSGLNQIGVLTQYKPLSLMRHLRSGEAWDFTGRSRGVKILPPRTGSKDSDWYKGTADAVRQNIDFLKSHPSSEVLILSGDHIYQMDLARMIDFHREKEADVTVAMMEVDIDKIHQFGTGITDPDGRIVEWEEKPEKPRTNLASMGIYVFDTGYLLETLERDRREIDFGMHIIPTAIAKDDVFAYPFQGYWRDVGTIQAFWEANMDIIRPDSGISPQAWGICSNPETDGMIADRPPARFAAGCRVRGSMISAGCVIEGEVVNSVLSPGVVVRAGASVRDAVVFSDCLIEADAMVDLAVLDRRVTVKKGAVVGCGEDKELPNRLSPKHLFTGITVVGKEAVVSEGMKVGRNCIVNPNARPEPGTVIESGGTF, encoded by the coding sequence ATGAACGCTGAATCCAGAGCCTTTCATGACGGCAGTACGGTGGTCCTCCTGCTGGCCGGCGGCATCGGCAGTCGGCTGAATGTTTTTGTCCAGTCCAGGGCGAAACCGGCGGTTCCTTTCGGCGGCCTCTACCGGATCATTGATTTTTCCTTGAGCAATGTGATGAATTCAGGGTTGAACCAGATCGGAGTGCTCACCCAGTATAAGCCTCTGTCCCTGATGCGTCATTTGCGCAGCGGCGAGGCCTGGGATTTCACCGGACGGAGCCGCGGGGTCAAGATCCTGCCGCCACGGACCGGATCGAAGGATTCGGACTGGTATAAGGGAACGGCCGATGCGGTGCGGCAGAACATCGATTTTCTGAAGTCCCACCCATCCAGCGAGGTGCTGATCCTCTCCGGAGACCATATCTATCAGATGGATCTGGCGAGAATGATTGATTTCCATCGCGAAAAGGAGGCCGACGTCACTGTGGCCATGATGGAAGTCGATATCGACAAGATCCATCAGTTCGGGACCGGGATTACCGACCCGGACGGCCGGATTGTCGAATGGGAGGAGAAACCGGAAAAGCCGAGGACCAATCTCGCCTCGATGGGGATCTATGTCTTCGATACCGGGTATCTTCTTGAAACCCTTGAGCGCGACCGGCGGGAAATCGATTTCGGCATGCACATTATCCCGACCGCCATTGCCAAGGACGACGTGTTTGCCTATCCATTCCAGGGATACTGGCGCGATGTCGGGACCATCCAGGCGTTCTGGGAAGCGAATATGGACATCATCAGGCCGGATTCCGGGATCTCGCCCCAGGCGTGGGGCATCTGTTCCAACCCCGAAACCGACGGGATGATCGCCGACCGGCCTCCGGCGAGGTTTGCTGCAGGCTGCAGAGTCAGGGGGTCGATGATCTCCGCCGGCTGCGTCATTGAAGGTGAGGTGGTCAACTCGGTTCTTTCTCCCGGTGTTGTGGTAAGAGCCGGGGCCTCGGTCCGGGACGCGGTTGTTTTCTCCGATTGCCTGATCGAAGCGGATGCGATGGTCGATCTTGCGGTGCTCGACCGCCGGGTGACGGTCAAAAAGGGGGCGGTGGTCGGCTGCGGCGAAGATAAAGAGTTGCCGAACCGTCTTTCACCAAAGCATCTGTTTACCGGCATCACCGTTGTCGGCAAGGAAGCGGTTGTTTCGGAGGGGATGAAAGTCGGCCGCAATTGTATTGTAAATCCAAATGCCAGGCCGGAGCCGGGGACGGTGATTGAGTCGGGCGGAACGTTTTAA
- a CDS encoding branched-chain amino acid ABC transporter substrate-binding protein: MKYGIIRALALLLTALLIVSCGGDKKDGKAVRIGVAGSHSGDLASYGLPTVKAVRMVVEEVNRSGGVLGKKVELLQEDDVCKPEVATNTATKLVSEKVDAVIGHICSGATKAALGIYKDAGMVTISPSATNPDLTQSGEYPNFFRTIASDDAQARREVDFALTVLKLRKIAIIHDKGDYGKGLAEFAKAFVEKDPRAKVVLYEGVTPGAVDYSAIVQKIKRSGAGAVIFGGYHPEASKIVTQMRQKRLDTIFISDDGVKDDTFIKVAGKFAEGVYATGPMDTSDNPLTKKAVAEHKKLYNESPGAFFLNAYAATQALLNAIEKAGSTDYAAVTAALRSEYVETPLGRISFDERGDAIGVGFSMFQVVNGKYVEVK; the protein is encoded by the coding sequence ATGAAATACGGAATTATAAGGGCCCTGGCCCTTTTGCTGACCGCATTGTTGATTGTGTCCTGTGGTGGTGACAAAAAAGACGGGAAGGCTGTCAGGATTGGCGTGGCCGGGTCGCACAGCGGGGATCTCGCTTCATACGGTTTGCCGACGGTGAAGGCGGTCCGGATGGTCGTTGAAGAGGTGAACAGGAGCGGCGGCGTTTTGGGCAAGAAAGTTGAGCTTCTACAGGAAGATGACGTTTGCAAGCCGGAGGTGGCAACCAATACCGCGACCAAGCTGGTCTCGGAAAAAGTTGATGCGGTGATCGGCCACATCTGCAGCGGCGCCACCAAGGCGGCCCTGGGGATTTACAAGGATGCCGGCATGGTCACCATCTCGCCGTCGGCTACCAACCCCGATCTGACCCAGAGCGGAGAGTATCCGAACTTCTTCAGGACCATCGCCTCCGACGACGCCCAGGCGCGGCGCGAGGTTGACTTCGCCCTGACCGTGCTGAAGCTCAGAAAGATTGCGATCATTCACGACAAGGGCGATTACGGCAAGGGACTTGCCGAATTCGCAAAAGCGTTTGTCGAGAAAGATCCGCGGGCGAAGGTTGTTTTGTATGAGGGAGTAACCCCGGGGGCGGTTGATTATTCGGCCATTGTCCAGAAGATCAAGCGCTCCGGCGCCGGAGCGGTAATCTTCGGCGGCTACCATCCGGAGGCGTCCAAGATCGTGACCCAGATGCGGCAGAAGAGGCTCGACACCATCTTCATTTCCGATGATGGTGTCAAGGACGACACCTTCATCAAGGTCGCCGGTAAATTCGCCGAAGGCGTCTATGCCACCGGCCCCATGGACACCTCGGACAACCCCCTGACCAAAAAGGCGGTTGCCGAACACAAAAAACTCTACAATGAGTCCCCCGGCGCCTTTTTCCTGAACGCCTACGCCGCGACCCAGGCGCTCCTGAACGCCATCGAAAAGGCGGGTTCCACCGACTACGCGGCAGTCACCGCCGCCCTGCGCAGCGAGTACGTGGAAACCCCGCTCGGCAGGATCAGCTTCGATGAGCGGGGAGACGCGATCGGAGTCGGCTTCTCCATGTTCCAGGTGGTGAACGGGAAGTATGTGGAAGTAAAATAG